One part of the Huiozyma naganishii CBS 8797 chromosome 13, complete genome genome encodes these proteins:
- the SMN1 gene encoding Smn1p (similar to Saccharomyces cerevisiae YHR202W; ancestral locus Anc_4.381), giving the protein MPLPITVVRLLLFTAWASLSLARQVVFGDGNPWLRDLRVGQVNFLHTTDTHGWLGSHPSQEDYDADWGDLLSFVEHFRRNRVRPAGADLLLIDTGDKLDGTALSDATRYPGEKSTTLFNELDYDLLTLGNHELYTAERAEREYFDTAIASKFRDKYVASNVVFVPSDGSEPRPFGNKYVYLETPVNKIRCLALSFMFSFDRSNARARVVPPEVEVQKQWMQDLAAKYTSDNLDLLIVFGHLPATDPEYHEIDTLHRHLRDLFPDLTIQYFGGHSHVRDFVELDSRATCLQSGRFAETVGFVSIDNVTATDPVFSRLYIDFNKRSFMHHARVKDLYTKRGAALSHRIETLSDDLKLQKQYGVVPQSYYMLTRPLESPENIYNLIRAHILPSLNPHCDKKRFVMLNTGAVRFDLYKGPFTKGTEFSVLPFPNTWRYIKLPFRIASQLETYLNNEPTVKVLSPPGSNVSVLKIAQRPDTCPFITDPKLSEGYTTWDDCGCNGDDTQHSSQAMYPIPNVIQYTNTEENTDPDQVVEFVFFSFLANDILNAANDLSGGKGKIYTDKDCFDYPGKSAKRLLRDHIIKISH; this is encoded by the coding sequence ATGCCCTTGCCGATAACTGTTGTAAGGCTGCTCCTCTTCACGGCTTGGGCCTCCCTGTCGTTGGCCAGACAAGTGGTGTTTGGTGACGGTAACCCCTGGTTAAGGGACCTCCGCGTAGGGCAAGTAAACTTCCTCCACACAACAGACACGCACGGATGGTTGGGATCACACCCGTCTCAAGAGGATTACGACGCGGATTGGGGGGATCTCTTGTCCTTCGTGGAACACTTTAGAAGGAACAGGGTCCGTCCAGCTGGTGCAGATCTGTTACTGATCGATACGGGGGATAAACTCGACGGGACCGCATTGTCAGATGCCACGCGATACCCGGGGGAGAAGTCCACCACTTTGTTCAACGAATTGGATTACGACCTGTTGACCTTGGGGAACCACGAACTGTACACGGCGGAGAGGGCAGAGAGAGAATACTTCGACACGGCCATCGCAAGTAAATTTAGGGACAAGTACGTCGCCAGTAACGTCGTGTTTGTACCAAGCGATGGCAGCGAGCCAAGACCGTTTGGCAACAAATACGTGTATCTGGAGACACCAGTCAACAAGATAAGATGCTTGGCGCTTTCATTCATGTTCTCCTTCGACAGGAGTAACGCTAGGGCCCGCGTCGTGCCGCCAGAGGTGGAAGTGCAGAAACAGTGGATGCAAGACCTTGCCGCGAAATATACAAGCGACAACTTGGACTTGCTCATCGTGTTCGGCCATTTGCCCGCCACGGACCCAGAATACCATGAAATAGATACCCTTCACAGACACCTTAGAGACTTGTTCCCGGATCTGACCATCCAGTATTTTGGCGGACACAGCCATGTGAGAGACTTTGTGGAACTCGACAGTAGGGCAACGTGTCTGCAAAGTGGCAGGTTTGCGGAAACCGTCGGGTTCGTATCAATCGATAACGTTACCGCCACAGATCCTGTTTTCTCCAGGTTGTACATCGACTTTAACAAGAGATCTTTTATGCATCACGCAAGGGTGAAAGACTTGTACACAAAGAGGGGGGCGGCTCTGTCCCACAGAATTGAAACTCTGAGCGACGATTTGAAGTTACAGAAACAGTACGGTGTTGTCCCTCAATCATATTACATGCTAACGAGACCACTTGAGTCGCCAGAAAACATTTACAATCTAATAAGGGCACACATTTTACCTAGTTTGAACCCACACTGtgacaaaaaaaggtttGTCATGTTGAACACGGGTGCCGTTAGGTTTGACCTCTACAAGGGGCCGTTTACCAAGGGCACAGAATTTAGCGTTTTACCCTTTCCCAACACATGGAGATACATCAAATTGCCCTTCCGAATCGCATCTCAATTGGAGACGTACCTCAATAACGAACCCACAGTTAAAGTACTGTCACCTCCTGGCTCAAATGTAAGTGTATTGAAGATCGCACAGCGTCCAGATACATGTCCATTCATTACTGACCCGAAACTTTCAGAGGGTTACACAACTTGGGACGATTGCGGTTGCAATGGCGATGATACGCAACACAGCTCACAAGCGATGTATCCGATCCCCAATGTCATACAGTATACAAATACAGAAGAAAATACGGACCCAGATCAAGTCGTGGAATTTGTGTTCTTTAGCTTCCTAGCTAACGATATATTGAACGCTGCCAACGACTTGTCGGGGGGCAAGGGTAAGATATACACGGACAAGGATTGTTTCGACTACCCTGGGAAATCTGCCAAGAGATTGTTACGCGACCATATCATTAAAATATCCCACTAA
- the PPX1 gene encoding exopolyphosphatase (similar to Saccharomyces cerevisiae HOM6 (YJR139C); ancestral locus Anc_4.374), whose amino-acid sequence MSLRSYIGALRSRWPHTCATEPILRIVLGNESCDFDSFASTLTYAYTRGLVPVLQLPDSRDILLRRDIAWWLSQRGIPATQLFTLQDVKEWRTTQGPHGAVHAVLVDHNKLTGPAAALVDEVTGVVDHHADEGLYLGAEPRVVQPCASCSTLVMDLCGRSEDTPPPEDITELCLSALLLDSSCLAKRMTPLDASVVNRFYKGATDTALLYRTLQGQKRDLSGLTAGDVLRADYKQFSFALGPVGVAVGVASVPRSLRWAASAVGWAEFCRAAQGAVADRGLALLLVMFHSGGRRQLAVVTGSAGAALADTVVAAVAGDLALAEITADGAGMEGGSAEPGDGFRGSAVRCFEQGNAVVSRKLFTPMLSRFFSSLSHQRVAATGPSRATPHRMKSVSVGVIGAGVVGSALLDQLVALSLPDVQLELVLVAESGKALLSQDYKPLQNGESFQWRDALAKCGESTGLEMPQVIEFLKNSPHRAILVDNTSSAYVAGFYNDFVSAGISIATPNKKAFSSDIKVWDQLFAPSTDESYPRGLVYHEATVGAGLPIISFLREIIATGDQVEKIEGIFSGTLSYIFNEFSSSDAKFSEIVAVAKSLGYTEPDPRDDLNGLDVARKVTIVARIAGLPVENPQAFPVQSLIPKPLESVSSAQEFLEKLPQYDGDLEALKQEAASEGKVLRFIGSVDLTTKTASVGIQKYDTAHPFASLKGSDNVISIKTKRYTNPVVIQGAGAGAAVTAAGVLGDAIKAAQRL is encoded by the coding sequence ATGTCGTTGAGGAGTTACATCGGGGCACTACGTTCCCGGTGGCCACACACTTGTGCCACAGAACCAATACTGCGGATTGTACTAGGTAACGAGTCCTGTGACTTCGATTCGTTTGCCAGTACACTCACGTACGCTTACACACGGGGGCTAGTCCCCGTGCTACAGTTGCCAGACTCCCGCGATATCCTTCTACGAAGGGACATTGCATGGTGGCTGTCCCAGCGGGGGATCCCCGCCACGCAATTGTTCACTCTACAGGATGTGAAAGAATGGCGGACCACGCAGGGGCCCCATGGGGCCGTGCACGCCGTACTAGTGGACCACAACAAGTTGACCGGGCCTGCAGCCGCTCTTGTCGACGAAGTCACCGGTGTAGTGGACCACCACGCGGACGAAGGGCTGTACTTGGGTGCAGAACCGCGAGTCGTGCAACCGTGTGCCAGCTGTTCTACACTCGTGATGGACCTGTGTGGCAGAAGCGAAGacacaccaccaccagagGATATCACTGAACTGTGCCTCTCCGCACTGCTGCTGGACTCCTCGTGTCTCGCGAAACGGATGACACCGCTGGACGCGTCTGTCGTGAACAGGTTCTACAAGGGGGCCACGGACACCGCGCTGCTGTACAGGACGCTCCAGGGCCAGAAACGCGATCTCTCGGGGCTCACCGCGGGCGACGTCCTCCGGGCGGACTACAAGCAGTTCTCCTTCGCGCTGGGCCCGGTGGGGGTCGCGGTGGGGGTCGCCTCCGTCCCGCGGTCGCTGCGGTGGGCGGCCTCTGCGGTGGGCTGGGCAGAGTTCTGCCGGGCAGCGCAGGGGGCCGTTGCGGACCGCGGGCTCgcgctgctgctggtgaTGTTCCACTCCGGCGGGCGGCGGCAGCTGGCGGTCGTAACAGGGTCCGCCGGCGCGGCGCTAGCAGACACGGTCGTCGCGGCGGTTGCGGGGGACCTCGCGCTGGCGGAGATCACTGCGGACGGCGCGGGAATGGAGGGCGGTTCCGCGGAGCCGGGGGACGGGTTCCGCGGAAGCGCCGTCCGCTGCTTCGAGCAGGGTAACGCGGTGGTCTCGAGGAAACTGTTCACGCCGATGCTTTCTCGGTTCTTCAGCTCTTTGAGTCACCAACGAGTGGCTGCTACCGGTCCAAGCAGAGCAACCCCCCACAGGATGAAGAGTGTTAGTGTCGGTGTTATTGGTGCTGGTGTCGTCGGGTCCGCGCTTTTGGACCAATTGGTCGCGTTGAGCCTGCCAGACGTGCAATTGGAGCTTGTGCTCGTGGCTGAGTCCGGGAAGGCTCTGCTGTCGCAAGATTATAAGCCGTTGCAAAACGGGGAGTCCTTCCAGTGGAGAGACGCTTTGGCGAAATGTGGTGAGTCCACTGGGTTAGAGATGCCACAGGTGAttgagttcttgaagaattcTCCTCACCGGGCGATCCTGGTGGATAACACCTCGAGTGCGTACGTTGCTGGGTTCTACAACGATTTCGTCAGTGCTGGGATCTCCATCGCGACTCCCAACAAGAAGGCCTTCTCATCGGATATTAAAGTCTGGGATCAATTGTTTGCTCCGTCTACCGATGAGAGTTACCCTCGTGGGTTGGTCTACCATGAGGCCACGGTAGGTGCTGGTTTGCCCATTATCTCTTTTCTAAGAGAAATCATTGCCACGGGGGATCAAGTCGAGAAGATCGAGGGGATCTTCTCGGGTACTCTGTCGTACATCTTCAACGAGTTTTCTAGCTCTGATGCTAAATTCTCCGAGATCGTCGCTGTCGCTAAATCCCTCGGGTACACTGAACCTGACCCAAGAGATGACTTGAACGGGTTGGATGTCGCTAGGAAGGTCACTATCGTCGCTAGAATTGCAGGGTTGCCAGTGGAAAACCCACAGGCTTTCCCAGTCCAATCGTTGATCCCTAAACCACTGGAGTCTGTGTCCTCCGCACAGGAGTTCTTGGAGAAATTGCCTCAGTACGATGGTGACCTAGAGGCATTGAAACAGGAGGCCGCGAGTGAGGGGAAAGTGTTGCGGTTCATCGGATCTGTCGATTTGACCACGAAGACTGCATCCGTGGGGATCCAGAAGTACGACACTGCTCACCCGTTCGCGTCCCTCAAAGGCTCCGACAATGTCATCTCCATCAAGACGAAGAGGTACACTAACCCGGTGGTCATCCAAGGTGCTGGTGCAGGTGCTGCCGTTACGGCCGCCGGTGTTCTAGGTGACGCCATCAAGGCAGCTCAGAGATTGTAG
- the RPN10 gene encoding proteasome regulatory particle base subunit RPN10 (similar to Saccharomyces cerevisiae RPN10 (YHR200W); ancestral locus Anc_4.372): MVLEATVLVVDNSEYARNGDFPQNRFEAQIDAVEYVFQAKRNANLENSVALVSAAAAGGTPRVLSTFTSEFGKILSGLHDTVIEGQAEFATALEIAALTLKHRQNGLQRQRICLFVCSPIREEERDRLLTLARRFRKNMVALDVVNFGEMQQNADLLAEVVAAVNAEGETYGSHLVNVERGPRLLYETVATSPIIMDEASAAAAAAAAQNGDGDGGDGNFMDFGVDASMDPELAMALRLSMEEEQQRQERLRQDES, from the coding sequence ATGGTTCTGGAGGCGACGGTGCTTGTAGTGGACAACTCTGAGTATGCGCGGAACGGGGACTTCCCGCAGAACAGGTTTGAGGCGCAGATTGATGCCGTGGAGTACGTGTTCCAAGCGAAGAGGAACGCCAACTTGGAGAACAGTGTCGCTTTGGTCAGTGCTGCCGCTGCGGGGGGCACGCCACGGGTGTTATCGACATTCACCTCTGAGTTTGGGAAGATCCTGAGTGGGTTGCACGATACGGTGATCGAGGGCCAAGCGGAGTTCGCCACGGCGCTCGAGATCGCTGCGTTGACGCTCAAGCACAGGCAGAACGGGCTGCAAAGGCAGCGGATCTGTCTGTTCGTGTGCAGTCCGATCCGCGAGGAGGAGAGGGACCGGCTGCTTACCTTGGCTCGGAGGTTCCGCAAGAATATGGTCGCTTTGGACGTTGTGAACTTTGGTGAGATGCAACAGAACGCGGATCTGTTGGCGGAGGTCGTCGCTGCGGTGAACGCGGAGGGTGAGACCTACGGGTCCCACCTTGTGAACGTCGAGCGTGGACCCAGACTGCTTTACGAGACCGTGGCGACATCGCCGATCATTATGGATGAGGCCTCTGCCGCCGCGGCCGCGGCGGCAGCACAGAACGGCGACGGCGACGGTGGTGACGGCAACTTTATGGATTTCGGCGTCGATGCCTCGATGGACCCTGAACTGGCGATGGCCCTGCGGCTCTCgatggaggaggaacagcaGCGCCAGGAGCGTCTGCGCCAGGACGAATCGTGA
- the AIM18 gene encoding Aim18p (similar to Saccharomyces cerevisiae YHR199C; ancestral locus Anc_4.369): MISRVCTRACARPVAWQLTRTAGLSTLRAGPLRQGAAAPGSGTQGAQGPPRKSSMAAALVLGAVAGGFVYCYVNHVRPARAAGELKPFAQHITTRDTPFATDYTLLGTGVRSVTIPSFKVYAVGMYLADGDDKLVTKVFNSPYLSESVIDKDPKQSHVANLKLALDDPQRSRELVGEFIDSGPRLLCQMTPIINTNLTFVREGGFIKSLKQSAEYNSPDNKERVEAGIEQVRKAFDAKGSLLRNDDFVMELKSNGDLQFYHFNAKKKQYTVMGVVKEPIVGKILFRAYLSGPRALCEEAREATAEKFASMV, from the coding sequence ATGATTTCAAGAGTGTGTACAAGAGCGTGTGCGAGACCCGTCGCATGGCAGTTGACCAGGACGGCTGGGCTCTCGACGTTGCGGGCGGGCCCGCTCAGACAGGGAGCTGCAGCTCCTGGGAGTGGTACCCAAGGTGCGCAGGGCCCCCCACGGAAGAGTAGTATGGCCGCTGCTTTGGTGCTCGGGGCCGTCGCTGGTGGGTTTGTGTACTGCTACGTCAACCATGTCAGACCGGCGAGGGCCGCTGGTGAGTTGAAACCGTTTGCACAACATATAACGACGAGGGACACGCCCTTCGCTACAGATTACACGCTTCTGGGTACGGGCGTGCGGTCTGTGACCATCCcctcgttcaaagtgtacGCCGTGGGGATGTACTTGGCCGATGGTGACGACAAACTCGTCACAAAAGTGTTCAACTCTCCCTACTTGAGCGAGTCCGTCATTGACAAAGACCCGAAGCAATCGCATGTGGCAAACTTGAAGTTGGCGCTCGACGACCCACAGAGGAGCCGCGAATTGGTCGGTGAGTTCATTGACAGTGGGCCCAGACTGCTCTGCCAGATGACACCAATTATAAACACGAACCTCACCTTTGTTAGAGAAGGTGGGTTTATTAAGTCCTTGAAACAGTCCGCTGAGTATAACTCGCCCGATAACAAGGAACGTGTGGAGGCTGGGATAGAGCAAGTGCGCAAGGCGTTCGACGCGAAGGGCTCTCTATTGAGGAACGACGATTTCGTCATGGAATTGAAGAGCAACGGAGACCTCCAGTTTTACCACTTTAAtgcgaagaagaaacagtacACGGTGATGGGGGTCGTTAAGGAACCAATCGTGGGGAAGATCCTCTTTAGAGCATACCTCAGCGGACCACGCGCCCTGTGCGAGGAGGCAAGAGAGGCCACGGCAGAGAAATTCGCATCCATGGTTTGA
- the MGM101 gene encoding Mgm101p (similar to Saccharomyces cerevisiae MGM101 (YJR144W); ancestral locus Anc_4.380), with translation MQHVVRGSIGRLPRVTHQWVRCITTATASTAAASTPKSTTSTTRKPLGTPLHTALSSKLHLDSVPVADPTDWYHSWHGLGQKAFPDTAQEVLLQKLEPLDIEIKPDGLIYLPEIKYRRILNKAFGAGGWGLVPRSETIVTTTLVTREYGLVCLGQLVSVARGEQDYFQEAGIPTATEGCKSNALMRCCKDLGVASELWDPVFIKKFKETQCTEKFVEHVTTKRKRKIWLRKDRKVEYPYK, from the coding sequence ATGCAACACGTTGTGAGAGGGTCAATTGGACGGCTCCCAAGAGTAACCCATCAGTGGGTCAGATGTATCACTACGGCAACTGCCTCCACGGCAGCTGCCTCTACGCCCAAATCGACGACGTCGACGACACGTAAACCGTTGGGCACTCCACTCCACACCGCCCTGTCCAGTAAACTACATCTGGATAGTGTGCCTGTTGCGGACCCGACGGACTGGTACCACTCCTGGCATGGGTTAGGGCAGAAAGCGTTCCCAGATACTGCACAGGAAGTGCTCTTACAGAAACTGGAGCCACTGGACATAGAAATCAAGCCGGATGGACTCATCTACCTCCCTGAGATCAAGTACAGGAGGATCCTCAACAAGGCCTTTGGAGCAGGCGGGTGGGGGTTGGTCCCGCGAAGTGAAACTATCGTCACAACAACACTCGTCACTAGAGAGTACGGGCTGGTGTGTTTGGGGCAACTAGTGTCCGTCGCCCGAGGGGAACAAGATTACTTCCAAGAGGCAGGGATCCCCACGGCCACGGAGGGGTGCAAGAGTAACGCTCTGATGCGGTGCTGCAAGGATCTCGGTGTAGCCTCCGAACTGTGGGACCCAGTgttcatcaagaagtttAAAGAGACTCAGTGCACGGAGAAGTTCGTCGAACACGTAACtacaaagaggaagaggaagatctGGCTGCGTAAGGACAGGAAAGTAGAGTACCCGTATAAGTAA